A section of the Oncorhynchus gorbuscha isolate QuinsamMale2020 ecotype Even-year linkage group LG06, OgorEven_v1.0, whole genome shotgun sequence genome encodes:
- the lama3 gene encoding laminin subunit alpha-3 yields the protein MKMTRGTVFWSGGVWGLLLWCALFGTCTDGQRAPQRHPNCRYDYLSQNHQSGKDPWHKGHPRIPRKYCDTSFNNQSAGAITQRCGPGYYRERTGPHRGQCVPCNCNSLSNECDEQTGRCLNCQYNTDGDRCERCKEGYYGNAAQKTCRGCPCPFRANNFAVACLDIGANEIECLCKPGYTGTRCERCAPDYYGNPMIYGGRCQRCHCDATSTCDYLTGKCKKPADPGTDDQCIECDSCTQALLNDLENMDDGLELLRQQLQGIGSNSSTANINQLEGAITETKALVGRYSTTVDAQGNLLEAEVMSLDQDISLLEDKASYSLSGADNVLVKVIQTKQRAEDFIPEAQDLLMNIEDLLRQLSEANSSVTNINVGVEEVDRMMKVVQRMVKEMRQLGCSNQTEKAAREQEDAHKLLDFIKSNMAAPLDDNQAVANETAESLMTSVSALSDLAVAVAEADNMVNMTRSLNFNSTDFLRILTQLRGELERKRDSVLPEMNMTKDKLKNITGLLEMMKEMKKEYEHLAAEIDGAKPNLTKRLNDIAKAKQKEGIVIMAEEHAEELNRLAMELQMAVHNATNSSDLQHASESIGVYSSIIKAIEEAEMAADQSKEASDKALKDVEEQGLTNRSEELKHNASSLLTEAMNAEKNLREASAKVDNHKQRVGQTKNKREMLRKDALAVTENLKEIQRDDIGKLIDSAKATVNAANNTVNDVTDRLNNISWGHIRLPNVSSNIGSVLDEADNELKKLNETWPTLEGNLSRVQNLCSQALPSVSMTDSIRRIKDVIEEARDIVKRLSVGMTFNGKGYIELRPPTNVEDLKAFTAAELLLNRQETKPTRGDRSRRRRQNTHDDRNLFVLYLGNMDSSKDFIGMAVKNNTLRCVYKLGGVIHELNTDHITRTKVNSTVFDKVVFNRVYQDAELSLTHRFPSQSVEVSKESNRPNTTVGLLNLDTNSVVFYVGGYPDAFTPPVELRYPKYCGAIKLSTINDQFFSLYNFKNAINVDKQSYIKVRDSLQLTVPYYFDGTGYGLVTDIKEIETPKRGVLKFHTNSQVENALLFYKGNEDSYTSVTVERGYVVLQGRQGTQVLNAKSTRKVSLNDEHFVIVMDTTFKVHVAGVQTEIVKIDNIMEGFKKFYIGGLPASIRERDNVTTPPFRGCIDNVILQSKEIEFNTTIGVSVGCPTSLLGVREATFHPGGSLSVDPQDFWTTPVAMVSLGFRTMENKGVLLRTSEERHGYQLSLVDGYVMFNFDENALKSTKTYNDGRWHYLTALRNGTRLELRVDNGDLGQHQSSPQDKPNEHQVVLGGETFRGCLANLHIRRPEEIFIPADFSSFTQRGDVILGMCRLQPPPQAIWEPAGLQERPKKHKPRSGAVRTECRLPKVSDPQAYQLTGAASWLSYIIAPEELNFRPHLSLEIRTRSAEGLLLHVSGNGDISQVSLYMTNGKIKLSLGKDRVLHNKKKSNDGRWHTVMVSVEKNTFHLVVDGFRVPDGILPAEEGSYLALQNPVYLGSDPASKTSWAQGGSLPKKSVTGCIRHFKVYNVLVGEPAANHGAPPCFDGATETGAYFAGTGHVVLDKFFTVGSRFELTFEARPRNTTGLLFHARGRHRNSLSVFMRKNKVEVHVNDGLGDYSASVTPQQNLCDGTFHVIAVSKQNNVVQLNVDSESQRTVGPSHSSYTMTKDSLYIGGMSGTSKHKGVPVSSSFVGCLRTIKVNKKPVDFKTASSVVGPVNVNECPAD from the exons ATGAAAATGACACGAGGAACTGTTTTCTGGTCTGGAGGAGTATGGGGATTATTGTTGTGGTGTGCTTTATTTGGCACCTGCACAGATGGCCAGAGAGCACCACAGAGACATCCAAACTGTAGGTATGACTATCTGTCTCAGAACCACCAGAGTGGTAAGGATCCTTGGCACAAAGGGCACCCCAGGATCCCTAGGAAGTACTGTGACACCTCATTCAACAACCAGTCAGCTGGAGCCATCACCCAG AGGTGTGGCCCTggatactacagagagaggacagggcctCATAGGGGCCAGTGTGTACCCTGCAACTGTAACAGCCTGTCTAATGAATGTGACGAGCAAACAGGGAGATGTCTg AACTGTCAGTACAATACTGATGGGGATCGATGTGAGCGCTGCAAGGAAGGTTACTACGGCAATGCTGCCCAAAAGACCTGCCGTGGGTGTCCATGTCCCTTCAGAGCCAACAA TTTTGCAGTAGCATGTCTGGATATTGGTGCAAATGAAATCGAATGTTTGTGCAAACCTGGCTACACTGGAACCAGATGTGAGAG GTGTGCCCCTGATTACTATGGTAACCCAATGATATATGGAGGCAGGTGCCAGCGATGCCACTGTGATGCTACCAGTACCTGTGACTATCTGACTGGAA AGTGTAAGAAGCCTGCTGATCCCGGCACAGATGACCAATGCATAG AGTGTGACAGCTGTACTCAGGCCTTACTGAATGATTTGGAAAATATGGATGATGGGCTGGAATTGCTAAGGCAGCAGCTTCAGGGCATTGGTTCCAACAGCTCGACTGCCAACATTAACCAGCTGGAAGGTGCCATTACTGAAACAAAG GCTCTGGTTGGAAGGTACAGCACTACTGTGGATGCTCAGGGCAATCTTCTGGAAGCAGAAGTTATGAGTCTGGATCAGGACATAAGCCTACTGGAAGACAAG GCAAGTTACTCTCTCTCAGGTGCTGACAATGTCTTGGTGAAAGTGATCCAAACCAAACAGAGAGCCGAGGATTTTATCCCTGAAGCTCAAGATCTTCTAATGAATATAGAAG ATCTCCTTCGACAGCTGAGTGAGGCTAATTCTAGTGTAACCAACATCAATGTGGGAGTGGAGGAGGTAGACAGGATGATGAAGGTGGTGCAGCGCATGGTGAAGGAGATGAGACAGCTTGGCTGCAGTAACCAGACAGAGAAGGCTGCCAGGGAGCAAGAGGATGCTCACAAAC TCTTGGATTTCATCAAGAGCAATATGGCAGCTCCATTAGACGACAACCAGGCTGTAGCCAATGAGACGGCAGAGTCCCTGATGACATCGGTCTCTGCGTTGAGTGATCTGGCCGTGGCTGTGGCAGAAGCAGACAATATGGTTAACATGACACGGAGCCTCAACTTCAACAGTACTGACTTCCTAAGAATCCTGACG CAACTTAGAGGTGAGCTGGAGAGGAAACGTGATTCAGTCCTTCCTGAAATGAATATGACCAAAGATAAACTGAAGAATATCACAGGCCTTTTGGAAATGATGAAGGAGATGAAAAAG GAATACGAGCACCTTGCAGCCGAGATAGACGGAGCCAAGCCCAATCTAACCAAGAGGCTAAATGATATCGCTAAAGCAAAACAGAAGGAGGGCATTGTCATCATGGCAGAGGAGCATGCAGAGGAACTAAACAGACTGGCAATGGAACTACAAAT GGCAGTGCATAATGCCACCAACAGCTCTGACCTGCAGCATGCTTCAGAAAGCATCGGAGTCTACAGCAGCATCATAAAAGCCATTGAAGAGGCAGAGATGGCGGCCGACCAATCCAAAGAGGCATCCGACAAAGCTCTGAAG GATGTGGAGGAGCAAGGTCTGACCAACAGGTCTGAGGAACTAAAGCATAATGCAAGTAGCTTACTGACAGAGGCCATGAATGCTGAGAAGAACCTCAGAG AGGCCTCAGCCAAAGTTGACAACCACAAGCAACGTGTTGGTCAGACCAAGAACAAAAGAGAGATGCTGAGAAAAGATGCTCTTGCAGTTACAGAGAATCTTAAAGAGATTCAAAGAG ATGACATTGGGAAGCTCATAGACTCTGCCAAAGCAACTGTCAACGCTGCCAATAACACAGTCAATGACGTAACAGACAGACTAAATAATATCAGCTGGGGACATATAAGGCTTCCTAATGTCAGTTCAAACATTGGCAGTGTGCTCGATGAGGCTGACAATGAAT TGAAGAAATTGAACGAGACATGGCCTACTTTGGAAGGCAACCTCAGCAGGGTGCAAAACCTGTGCTCCCAGGCTCTCCCTAGTGTCAGTATGACAGACAGCATCAGGAGAATCAAGGATGTGATAGAGGAGGCCAGAGACATTGTCAAAAGG CTCTCTGTCGGCATGACCTTCAATGGGAAGGGTTACATTGAGCTCCGCCCCCCCACCAATGTTGAGGATTTGAAGGCGTTTACAGCTGCTGAACTTCTTCTCAACCGCCAGGAGACCAAGCCCACTAGAGGGGACCGCAGCCGTAGGCGCAGACAGAACACACATGATGACAGAAACCTCTTTGTGCTCTATCTCGGCAACATGGAC TCATCCAAAGACTTCATTGGAATGGCTGTAAAGAATAACACTCTCCGCTGTGTATACAAGCTGGGTGGAGTCATACATGAGTTGAACACCGACCACATAACTAGAACCAAAGTGAACTCCACTGTTTTTGACAAGGTCGTCTTTAACAG AGTTTACCAAGATGCTGAGCTCAGTCTCACACACAGGTTCCCATCACAGTCTGTCGAAGTGTCTAAGGAGAGTAACCGGCCCAACACGACAGTTGGCCTCCTCAACCTGGACACCAACAGTGTGGTCTTCTACGTAGGCGGTTATCCTGATGCCTTCACT CCTCCAGTGGAGCTGCGCTACCCCAAATACTGTGGAGCCATCAAGCTGTCTACTATCAATGATCAATTCTTTAGTCTGTACAACTTCAAGAATGCCATCAACGTAGACAAACAGTCATATATAAA GGTTCGTGATAGTCTACAGTTAACAGTGCCTTATTATTTTGACGGCACTGGTTACGGTTTGGTTACGGACATTAAAGAAATTGAAACCCCGAAAAGAGGAGTGCTCAAGTTCCACACAAACAGCCAGGTGGAGAATGCTTTACTGTTTTATAAAGGAAATGAG GATTCGTACACTAGTGTTACTGTGGAGAGAGGTTATGTTGTGCTGCAGGGAAGACAAGGCACCCAAGTCCTCAATGCCAAGAGTACTAGAAAAGTTTCACTCAAT GATGAACACTTTGTAATAGTCATGGATACAACATTTAAAGTACATGTGGCTGGAGTACAAACTGAGATTGTCAAAATAGACAACATCATGGAAGGTTTCAAAAAATTCTACATTGGGGGTCTACCAGCATCAATAAGAGAAAG AGATAATGTTACAACCCCACCATTCAGAGGATGTATAGATAATGTGATTTTACAATCTAAGGAGATTGAGTTTAACACGACAATTGGTGTCAGTGTTGGATGCCCAACCTCTCTTTTG GGTGTTCGTGAGGCTACTTTCCACCCTGGTGGCTCTCTCTCAGTGGACCCACAGGATTTCTGGACCACCCCTGTGGCCATGGTTTCGTTGGGGTTCAGGACCATGGAGAATAAAGGTGTTCTTCTCAGGACCAGCGAAGAG CGTCATGGATACCAGCTCTCATTGGTTGATGGCTATGTGATGTTCAACTTTGATGAAAATGCCTTGAAGTCTACCAAGACATACAACGATGGAAGATGGCACTACTTGACTGCATTAAGGAATGGCACACG ATTGGAGTTGAGGGTTGATAACGGTGATTTGGGCCAACATCAATCCTCCCCCCAAGACAAGCCCAATGAACATCAGGTTGTGTTGGGAGGAGAGACCTTCAGGGGCTGCCTGGCTAACCTTCATATCAGGAG GCCTGAAGAAATCTTTATTCCTGCTGACTTCAGCTCGTTCACCCAGAGGGGAGATGTGATCCTGGGGATGTGCAGACTACAGCCCCCTCCTCAGGCCATATGGGAGCCAGCAGGCCTTCAAGAGAGGCCCAAGAAACACAAACCA AGATCTGGTGCTGTGCGTACTGAGTGCAGACTGCCCAAAGTGTCTGACCCCCAGGCCTACCAGCTAACTGGGGCTGCTAGTTGGCTCAGTTACATCATCGCACCTGAAGAACTTAATTTCAG GCCTCACTTATCCCTGGAGATCAGAACCAGGTCAGCTGAGGGGCTGTTGCTCCATGTCTCAGGGAACGGGGACATCTCCCAAGTCTCTCTGTACATGACCAACGGCAAAATCAAACTCTCATTGGGGAAGGACAGAGTCCTCCACAACAAGAAAAAGAGCAACGATGGAAGATGGCATACA GTAATGGTCAGTGTGGAGAAGAACACTTTCCACCTGGTCGTGGATGGTTTCCGTGTGCCTGATGGTATTCTACCTGCAGAGGAGGGTTCCTACTTAGCCCTGCAGAACCCGGTCTATCTGGGCAGTGACCCTGCCTCCAAAACCTCTTGGGCTCAG ggTGGCTCTCTTCCCAAGAAGAGTGTGACTGGCTGTATACGCCATTTCAAAGTGTACAATGTTCTGGTTGGTGAACCAGCCGCCAATCACGGGGCCCCGCCCTGCTTTGATGGGGCAACAGAGACTGGGGCATACTTTGCTGGCACAGGGCATGTGGTCTTAG ATAAGTTCTTTACTGTGGGCTCCCGTTTTGAGCTGACCTTTGAGGCTCGCCCACGGAACACTACAGGTCTCCTCTTCCATGCCAGGGGTCGTCATAGGAACAGCCTAAGTGTCTTCATGAGGAAAAACAAG GTGGAGGTCCATGTGAATGATGGGTTAGGTGACTACAGTGCATCTGTGACACCTCAACAAAACCTGTGTGATGGCACATTCCATGTTATTGCAG TGTCCAAACAGAACAATGTAGTCCAACTGAACGTGGACTCAGAGTCTCAGCGTACGGTCGGGCCTTCCCACTCCTCCTACACAATGACTAAGGATTCCCTCTACATTGGTGGCATGTCCG GCACATCAAAGCATAAAGGAGTGCCAGTCTCTTCTTCGTTTGTTGGCTGCTTGCGGACCATAAAGGTCAATAAAAAGCCTGTTGATTTTAAGACAGCCTCCAGTGTGGTCGGCCCTGTGAACGTCAATGAATGCCCAGCAGACTAA